Within the Candidatus Hydrogenedentota bacterium genome, the region GGCTCGTGTCTTTCGCCACTTTCTAAAAACGCCTGCATTATATCCAGAACATGGTAGGCAAGGGCTCCATCAGCACGAGGCGGTCTTCCCGACCGAATAGCCGCTGCCATATCTGCCAGCCCCAGCCCCCGTGATTGGTCTGTGTAGGCATGGGTACATGCTGACGGCTGCCAGTCATCCTTTTCCGGTTGAAAGCGTTTTATCACAAC harbors:
- a CDS encoding gfo/Idh/MocA family oxidoreductase, whose product is VVIKRFQPEKDDWQPSACTHAYTDQSRGLGLADMAAAIRSGRPPRADGALAYHVLDIMQAFLESGERHEPIALESTCERPAPMPAGLSDGCVE